The following are encoded together in the Flavihumibacter fluvii genome:
- a CDS encoding purine-nucleoside phosphorylase: MSLLMEQLSETVSFIRSQYANTPLVGIVLGSGLGNLVAEMTVEKEIPYHQLPHFPVSTVEGHSGKLIFGELLGKKVLVMAGRFHYYEGYSASEVSYPIRVMKLLGVETLLLSNAAGGMNTRFAVGDLMIINDHISLFAVNPLIGKNEKELGPRFPDMSEPYNRSLIARARTIASSLNIPVHEGVYVGVTGPTFETRAEYKMLHTLGADAVGMSTVQEVIVARHMDIQVFAISVITDLGIREEENIITHEEVLQAASEAEPKLTAIFKQLVQVI, from the coding sequence ATGTCTTTATTGATGGAACAGCTTAGCGAAACGGTTAGTTTTATCCGGTCCCAATATGCCAATACGCCTTTGGTGGGTATTGTATTGGGCAGTGGGTTGGGGAACCTTGTTGCTGAAATGACCGTTGAAAAGGAGATTCCATACCACCAGTTACCCCATTTTCCCGTTTCCACAGTAGAAGGGCATAGCGGGAAGCTGATTTTTGGAGAATTATTGGGTAAAAAAGTGCTGGTTATGGCAGGAAGGTTTCATTATTATGAGGGCTATTCTGCCAGCGAAGTATCTTACCCAATCAGGGTAATGAAATTATTGGGAGTGGAAACCCTGCTGCTTTCAAATGCAGCCGGTGGTATGAATACCCGTTTTGCAGTGGGTGATCTGATGATCATTAATGACCACATTAGCCTCTTTGCAGTTAACCCGCTCATCGGGAAGAATGAAAAGGAACTTGGACCAAGGTTTCCTGATATGAGTGAGCCTTATAACCGCTCCCTGATCGCCAGGGCCAGGACTATCGCATCTTCCCTCAACATTCCTGTTCATGAAGGGGTGTATGTTGGCGTTACCGGACCAACTTTTGAAACCCGGGCCGAATATAAAATGTTGCATACTTTAGGTGCAGATGCTGTAGGTATGAGTACGGTGCAGGAGGTTATTGTTGCCCGCCATATGGACATCCAGGTTTTTGCGATCAGTGTTATTACTGATCTTGGCATCCGGGAAGAAGAAAATATTATCA